The following proteins come from a genomic window of Companilactobacillus pabuli:
- a CDS encoding TIGR03766 family XrtG-associated glycosyltransferase, producing MRETLFKFNHRAIKIIFYIFFTATFIFALTSSNLILGDNPITKIGTTAFTTIVLLIFGALFTICYVNHSVRDFLLWLLVDRSWITATVCFIVAILLQIGFVSLIHYGVHDDVGAVHAALTNTKDVNIIGYFSVNPNNLGLLLLQHQIALIFHHTSWLFFDFMTIFMVDLAALFNIGSVFVIDKSKIPILLYLQAMWMALFPAIVVPYTDTWVLPFVAFYILCYVIVARSDMGKALKLIFAILGGLTVGATYFIKPSGIVPMIAIIIIELVSLLNKNKKHWFWLFLVTSIFALSVGGSYYKINHIIDNQTYIHVNTFRAKPMIHFINMGLSKTGGYNAKDSYKMVILINKKDRIDYSVKSIKKRLHKMGFTGYIKFLIVKQKNNTSDGTFGWLREGISAPSKYTPDKHGFKGKLENFVLLYGNNVGDFRFLTQIFWCIWLGLIFFAWKDNRKIVQILRLSLVGGFIFLLIFEGGRSRYLIQFLPVFLILATLEWKTSIQQIRRLLKWNLNPGPKHRKNVL from the coding sequence ATGAGAGAGACGTTATTTAAATTTAATCATCGGGCTATAAAGATAATTTTTTATATCTTCTTTACGGCTACGTTTATTTTCGCTTTGACATCGTCCAATTTGATTCTGGGGGATAATCCGATTACCAAAATTGGTACAACGGCTTTTACGACGATAGTGTTACTGATATTTGGAGCGTTATTTACTATTTGTTACGTCAATCATTCAGTCAGAGATTTTTTACTGTGGCTTTTAGTTGATCGAAGTTGGATTACAGCGACAGTTTGTTTTATAGTGGCGATTTTACTGCAAATTGGTTTCGTTTCATTGATTCACTATGGCGTTCACGATGATGTTGGAGCAGTTCATGCTGCTTTGACGAATACCAAAGACGTCAATATTATTGGTTATTTCAGCGTTAACCCTAATAACTTGGGATTATTGTTGTTACAGCACCAAATCGCTTTGATTTTTCACCATACATCATGGTTGTTCTTTGATTTTATGACCATTTTTATGGTGGATTTAGCAGCGCTGTTCAATATAGGCTCTGTCTTTGTGATAGACAAATCCAAAATTCCGATTCTTTTGTATCTTCAAGCTATGTGGATGGCACTTTTTCCCGCAATAGTTGTTCCATATACAGATACTTGGGTTTTGCCATTCGTGGCGTTTTATATTCTTTGTTATGTCATCGTTGCTCGATCAGATATGGGCAAAGCTTTGAAATTAATTTTTGCTATTTTAGGTGGTCTCACAGTTGGAGCAACGTATTTTATCAAACCATCTGGAATTGTGCCGATGATAGCAATCATAATTATTGAATTAGTTAGTTTGCTTAATAAAAACAAAAAACATTGGTTCTGGTTATTTTTAGTAACAAGTATTTTTGCTCTCAGTGTTGGTGGCAGTTACTACAAAATCAACCACATAATTGACAATCAGACGTATATTCATGTTAATACTTTCCGGGCTAAACCGATGATTCACTTCATCAATATGGGATTGTCTAAAACCGGTGGTTATAATGCTAAAGATTCATATAAGATGGTTATTTTGATCAATAAAAAAGACCGAATCGATTATTCAGTTAAATCCATCAAGAAACGTCTGCACAAAATGGGCTTTACCGGCTACATTAAATTTTTGATTGTAAAGCAAAAGAATAATACTTCTGATGGAACTTTTGGCTGGCTACGTGAAGGTATTTCGGCACCTAGTAAATACACTCCAGATAAGCATGGGTTCAAGGGAAAATTGGAGAACTTTGTACTATTGTATGGTAACAATGTTGGAGACTTCCGTTTCCTTACCCAGATTTTTTGGTGTATTTGGTTAGGATTGATTTTCTTCGCATGGAAAGATAATCGAAAAATCGTACAAATATTGCGATTGTCTTTAGTCGGTGGCTTTATTTTCTTGCTGATCTTTGAAGGTGGCAGAAGTCGTTATTTGATTCAATTTTTGCCAGTGTTCTTGATTTTGGCAACTTTGGAATGGAAAACTTCAATTCAGCAAATTAGACGATTGTTGAAGTGGAATCTTAATCCCGGTCCTAAGCATCGGAAAAATGTACTTTAG
- a CDS encoding Crp/Fnr family transcriptional regulator: protein MAKLAHDHTAEDCVELVSIFDNLSKDDKNTIATLVTHHHYKTGEYLFSAGDEADSLIIVAHGQAKVFQMAASGKEQMLRILQTGDFDGEAALFTNSDHNSFAQALMKTDVCQISRGDFQRLMKKTPEMAVNMVNALGKRIAQLEQQTTEVTTASVESRLANYLLETSAGLDQEVFKLPLKKKDIATYLGTTPETISRKLTSLTKQGMIEKISNNEFKILDADRLMMID, encoded by the coding sequence ATGGCAAAACTAGCGCATGACCACACAGCTGAGGATTGTGTTGAATTAGTTTCAATTTTTGATAATTTATCTAAAGATGATAAGAATACGATAGCAACTTTGGTGACACACCATCACTATAAGACCGGCGAGTATTTGTTCTCTGCTGGAGATGAAGCTGATTCATTGATCATCGTGGCTCATGGTCAGGCAAAAGTTTTCCAAATGGCTGCTAGTGGTAAGGAACAGATGTTAAGAATTTTGCAAACAGGTGATTTCGATGGCGAGGCAGCATTGTTCACTAACAGTGATCACAATAGCTTTGCTCAAGCCTTGATGAAGACTGATGTTTGTCAGATTTCTCGAGGAGATTTCCAAAGACTGATGAAAAAGACTCCCGAGATGGCTGTCAATATGGTCAATGCTTTAGGTAAAAGAATTGCTCAATTAGAGCAACAAACAACTGAAGTAACGACTGCCAGTGTTGAAAGTCGCTTAGCTAATTACTTACTAGAAACTAGTGCCGGCTTGGATCAAGAGGTATTTAAATTACCTCTCAAGAAAAAAGATATCGCAACTTATCTAGGAACGACCCCTGAAACTATTAGTCGTAAACTCACATCATTGACTAAACAGGGTATGATCGAAAAAATTAGTAATAATGAATTTAAAATCTTAGACGCTGATCGGTTAATGATGATCGATTGA
- a CDS encoding formate/nitrite transporter family protein — MFTPEEILHKSINAGTNKLKKTLLAKMILGFVGGAMISLGFLAYVRVTASIPKDLASIKALVGGAVFPIGLIVILLAGGELATGNMMAVGTSLFDKKAHLLDYLKNLLVITLFNFIGAIFVAYFFGHVVGLTHAQPFQQAVIGIASAKTDASFGSALISGIGCNWLVGLAVWLSFGAKDAAGKILGIWFPIMIFVAVGFQHSIANCFIIPAAIFEGGSTWGLFLQNFIPVYLGNIIGGLIFVAGFYYYSYAEKK, encoded by the coding sequence ATGTTTACTCCGGAAGAAATTTTACACAAGAGTATCAATGCAGGAACTAACAAGTTGAAAAAGACTTTGTTAGCTAAAATGATTTTAGGTTTTGTCGGTGGGGCGATGATTTCTTTAGGATTTCTCGCTTACGTGAGAGTGACGGCTTCGATTCCCAAAGATTTAGCCAGTATCAAGGCCTTAGTCGGTGGAGCAGTCTTTCCAATTGGTTTGATTGTGATTTTGTTAGCCGGTGGCGAATTGGCGACTGGGAATATGATGGCTGTTGGAACATCATTATTCGATAAAAAAGCTCACTTGTTAGATTACTTGAAAAATTTGTTGGTAATTACATTGTTTAATTTTATCGGTGCAATTTTTGTTGCCTACTTTTTTGGTCACGTGGTGGGATTGACGCATGCACAACCTTTCCAACAAGCGGTGATAGGTATTGCTAGTGCTAAGACTGATGCTAGTTTTGGGTCAGCTTTGATTTCTGGTATCGGCTGTAATTGGTTAGTCGGCTTGGCTGTTTGGTTATCCTTTGGAGCCAAAGATGCAGCCGGAAAGATTTTGGGAATTTGGTTTCCTATTATGATCTTTGTGGCAGTAGGATTCCAGCATAGTATTGCTAATTGTTTTATCATTCCCGCAGCGATTTTTGAGGGTGGCAGTACTTGGGGATTGTTCCTTCAAAACTTTATTCCTGTATATCTAGGTAATATCATCGGTGGATTAATTTTTGTGGCTGGTTTTTATTACTATAGTTATGCTGAGAAAAAATAA
- a CDS encoding Firmicu-CTERM sorting domain-containing protein gives MRKIIFTLMILFGVGMSFEPTVVSAATDDFNIKIDGKFADWDDKPKHDVYYDYGPVKEASLLADDKYIYYYVSMSKSHKDTYPFQTIDYQLTVGNRQHTIYIKNAWDIKPNKNTKVLLQDTSNGDRNLVNSPAIVHRFVGPGYDYAIMECRIPYEDLDATSMAGQKISMKTPQLGMQIITAVGGSTGPFVLAGVGVIIAAFGIFKYRKRKIVK, from the coding sequence ATGCGTAAAATAATTTTCACATTAATGATTTTATTTGGCGTGGGGATGTCGTTTGAACCAACAGTTGTGTCAGCTGCGACGGACGATTTTAATATTAAAATTGATGGTAAATTTGCGGATTGGGATGATAAGCCAAAACACGATGTTTACTATGATTATGGTCCTGTGAAAGAGGCCTCTTTATTGGCTGATGATAAATATATTTATTATTATGTCAGTATGTCGAAGAGCCACAAGGATACTTATCCTTTTCAGACGATTGATTATCAATTAACAGTGGGCAATCGTCAACATACGATTTATATTAAGAATGCTTGGGATATTAAACCTAATAAGAATACTAAGGTTTTGTTGCAAGATACGAGTAATGGCGATAGAAATTTAGTCAATTCGCCGGCAATCGTTCACCGATTCGTTGGTCCTGGGTATGACTATGCGATTATGGAGTGTCGAATTCCTTATGAGGATTTGGATGCTACATCAATGGCAGGACAAAAAATTAGCATGAAAACACCACAATTAGGGATGCAAATTATCACGGCAGTTGGTGGAAGCACGGGTCCATTTGTTTTGGCCGGTGTCGGTGTAATTATTGCTGCATTTGGAATATTCAAATATCGAAAAAGAAAAATAGTTAAATAA
- a CDS encoding L,D-transpeptidase, whose product MDYKKISGIAIIVLFIAALGYGGYQAVANQTKDVKVEAKDSAKVKKAPKKEAPSPKNVKDDKDMVPLKDFDYNTASEKKDYPNLADYPDAFVDVDIATQRMYIKEGKTILYEMYASTGKKDATPKGTYHVQGERGEFFYTQPLKLGAYYWVSFLNHGEYLFHTTPTDEQGNYVESIAKTLGREPSSHGCIHLSVPDCKWVYENVPYGMKVVIHGDFKA is encoded by the coding sequence ATGGATTATAAAAAAATATCAGGAATTGCCATTATTGTTTTATTTATCGCAGCTTTGGGGTACGGGGGTTACCAAGCTGTTGCTAATCAAACTAAAGATGTCAAAGTTGAGGCTAAGGATTCAGCTAAAGTGAAAAAGGCTCCTAAAAAAGAAGCTCCTTCACCTAAAAACGTCAAAGATGACAAAGATATGGTGCCATTGAAGGATTTTGATTATAATACAGCTTCAGAAAAGAAGGACTATCCTAATTTAGCAGATTATCCAGATGCCTTTGTCGACGTCGATATTGCAACACAAAGAATGTATATCAAAGAAGGTAAAACAATTCTTTATGAGATGTACGCATCAACTGGTAAAAAAGATGCCACACCAAAGGGCACTTATCATGTTCAAGGTGAACGTGGAGAATTTTTCTATACTCAACCATTGAAATTGGGTGCTTATTATTGGGTTTCATTTTTAAATCATGGCGAGTATTTGTTCCATACAACACCAACTGATGAACAAGGAAACTACGTCGAGTCAATTGCCAAGACTTTAGGTAGAGAACCATCATCACATGGTTGTATTCACTTGTCTGTGCCCGATTGTAAGTGGGTCTATGAGAATGTACCTTACGGTATGAAAGTCGTTATCCATGGTGATTTTAAAGCATAA
- a CDS encoding heavy-metal-associated domain-containing protein has translation MAKVILQLGELTCPSCMTKIRKAVENQDGVSNVKVLFNAGKVRADIDQSKVTGDDLSTVITDLGYEVKKVKTKELA, from the coding sequence ATGGCAAAAGTTATTTTACAATTAGGCGAATTGACATGCCCATCATGTATGACAAAGATTAGAAAAGCAGTTGAAAATCAAGATGGCGTTTCAAACGTTAAGGTCCTCTTCAATGCTGGTAAAGTTAGAGCCGATATTGATCAAAGTAAAGTTACCGGTGATGACCTATCAACTGTAATCACAGATTTAGGATACGAAGTTAAAAAAGTTAAAACTAAGGAGCTTGCATAA
- a CDS encoding threonine/serine exporter family protein: MAMQLIYGFIFGFLSSVGFGIITNNPRRTLVPAGIVGALAWIVYILVESINHGLIMSNLLGAVVIGLLGNLCAILVRAPVNIFYVPCLVSLVPGAILYDSMKNFTLGKDALAAYGFVKALTVGMSLAIGFIIAETIANKIYPRLKRYLLERESK; this comes from the coding sequence ATGGCAATGCAATTGATTTATGGCTTTATTTTTGGCTTTTTGTCTAGCGTTGGTTTCGGTATTATTACCAATAATCCACGGCGGACTCTTGTTCCTGCAGGAATTGTTGGAGCGTTGGCATGGATAGTTTATATTCTCGTTGAATCAATCAATCATGGTCTAATTATGTCCAACCTCTTGGGAGCAGTCGTGATTGGTCTGTTGGGAAATTTATGTGCTATTTTAGTGCGAGCACCAGTTAATATTTTTTACGTACCTTGTTTGGTTTCACTAGTTCCGGGGGCTATTTTGTATGATAGTATGAAGAATTTTACTTTGGGAAAAGACGCCTTGGCAGCCTATGGATTTGTGAAAGCTTTGACTGTGGGGATGTCTTTGGCAATTGGTTTTATCATTGCGGAAACGATTGCTAATAAAATTTATCCTCGCTTGAAACGGTATTTGTTAGAAAGAGAAAGTAAATAA
- a CDS encoding ferritin-like domain-containing protein, with product MTELTIDEKFAAEQKQADADHHKPTAGAMTGHIVSNHFLLNIKLHQIKWFVKGANAENYKAVLNQTIDENNAWYDKIADELLDEGELPPSTMKEYSEYAMIEEDGKNKYLKAEDMLQTVVDDFTTDNMFVTRAIKLAQKEDRPFMEQVLVQLLGFNNHQIRIYQALLGKSAKEGFEEEDDEDFD from the coding sequence ATGACAGAATTAACAATCGATGAAAAGTTTGCGGCAGAACAAAAACAAGCAGATGCCGATCACCACAAACCAACAGCTGGGGCAATGACAGGACATATCGTTTCTAATCATTTCCTATTGAATATCAAGTTGCACCAAATCAAATGGTTCGTTAAAGGTGCCAACGCTGAAAACTACAAGGCTGTTTTGAATCAAACAATTGATGAAAACAATGCTTGGTATGATAAGATAGCCGATGAATTATTGGACGAGGGTGAATTACCTCCTTCAACTATGAAAGAATATTCTGAATACGCTATGATTGAAGAAGACGGTAAGAACAAGTATTTGAAGGCTGAAGATATGCTTCAAACTGTTGTTGATGACTTCACAACTGATAACATGTTCGTAACTCGTGCTATCAAGTTAGCTCAAAAAGAAGACCGTCCTTTCATGGAACAAGTATTGGTTCAATTGTTAGGTTTCAATAACCACCAAATCAGAATCTATCAAGCACTTCTTGGCAAGTCAGCTAAGGAAGGCTTTGAAGAAGAAGACGATGAGGACTTTGACTAA
- a CDS encoding heavy metal translocating P-type ATPase encodes MTKLNIWISKHQNKMTISIAVLIALSLISSYLLHFETIATVFMIVASIIGAIPVALHAFTALQNKVVSIELLVTIAVIGAFIIGEFEESAVVTFLFLFGNYLEQKTLEKTRSSVKSLTKMAPTTAELVNDDGTTETVDVDDLDEGDHVLVKPGGQIPVDGKIIDGTGYMNEASITGESTPVQKSNGDKVFAGSIADNGTITIETTSVGEDTTFGKIIELVEEAQDSQSPAARFIDKFATYYTPAVLIIGILVWIFTQNFPLAITVLVLGCPGALVIGAPVSNVAGIGNGAKNGILMKGGNAVNTFSHVDTLVLDKTGTLTTGKMSVTDIDNFGKDKNEDLGLLSAVEKTSDHPLGQAIVKYINGLGITNTPKLPELDTVKGQGLVGQNDDFKILVGNERLMKANNVKISDAQRKAIDSRMNDGDSVVLMAIDQELRLVVGVNDQLRPDAREGLQALKDAGLKRVVMLTGDNKIAAQRVAQRLPIDEVHAELLPEDKVEFVKKFQEQGSTVAFVGDGINDSPSLATADIGIGMGTGTDVAIETSDIILIKSSFDALAHAYTLSKKTVANTKENIIIAVGTVALLLLGLIVGVIHMGSGMFVHEISILVVIFNAMRLIGNKSSKLDSNQVVSPAN; translated from the coding sequence ATGACAAAATTAAATATATGGATTTCGAAACATCAAAATAAGATGACCATATCAATCGCCGTATTGATTGCACTTAGTTTGATTTCAAGTTACTTGCTTCATTTTGAAACTATTGCCACAGTCTTCATGATTGTTGCTAGTATCATTGGGGCAATCCCAGTTGCATTGCACGCATTTACTGCTTTGCAAAATAAAGTCGTTAGTATTGAATTACTAGTTACGATTGCTGTTATAGGGGCTTTTATCATTGGAGAATTTGAAGAGTCAGCTGTTGTTACATTCTTATTCCTCTTTGGTAATTACCTCGAACAAAAAACTTTGGAGAAGACACGTTCTTCAGTTAAGAGTTTAACGAAAATGGCTCCTACAACTGCTGAATTGGTCAACGACGACGGTACTACTGAAACTGTTGACGTTGATGATTTGGACGAAGGAGATCACGTTTTAGTTAAACCAGGTGGCCAAATTCCTGTTGATGGAAAGATTATTGACGGAACTGGCTACATGAATGAAGCTTCAATTACAGGTGAATCAACACCCGTTCAAAAGAGTAATGGCGACAAGGTTTTCGCTGGTTCAATCGCCGACAACGGAACTATTACGATTGAAACAACTTCTGTCGGTGAAGATACTACTTTCGGTAAAATCATCGAATTAGTCGAAGAAGCTCAAGATAGTCAATCACCTGCCGCTCGTTTTATTGATAAATTTGCTACATATTACACACCTGCAGTTTTAATCATTGGTATTTTAGTTTGGATCTTTACTCAAAACTTCCCACTAGCTATCACTGTTTTAGTTTTAGGATGCCCTGGTGCTTTAGTTATCGGTGCTCCAGTTTCTAACGTTGCCGGAATTGGTAATGGTGCTAAGAATGGTATTTTGATGAAAGGTGGAAACGCCGTTAATACTTTCTCACACGTTGATACTCTAGTTCTTGATAAGACTGGTACTTTGACTACTGGGAAGATGTCCGTTACTGATATCGATAACTTTGGTAAAGATAAGAATGAAGATTTAGGTTTACTTTCAGCAGTTGAAAAAACTTCTGATCACCCATTGGGTCAAGCTATTGTTAAATATATTAATGGTTTAGGAATTACTAACACACCAAAATTACCTGAATTAGATACTGTTAAGGGCCAAGGATTAGTTGGTCAAAATGATGATTTCAAGATTTTGGTTGGTAATGAACGTTTGATGAAAGCTAACAATGTAAAGATTTCTGATGCACAAAGAAAAGCAATCGATAGTCGTATGAATGATGGAGATTCTGTTGTTTTGATGGCAATTGATCAAGAGTTACGTTTAGTCGTTGGTGTTAATGACCAATTGAGACCAGATGCTAGAGAGGGACTTCAAGCTCTTAAGGATGCTGGTTTGAAACGAGTAGTTATGTTGACAGGTGATAACAAAATTGCCGCTCAACGTGTTGCACAAAGACTTCCAATCGATGAAGTTCACGCTGAATTATTACCAGAAGACAAAGTTGAATTTGTTAAGAAGTTCCAAGAACAAGGTAGTACCGTGGCTTTCGTTGGTGATGGTATCAATGATTCACCTTCACTTGCTACTGCAGATATTGGTATTGGAATGGGTACTGGTACTGATGTTGCTATTGAAACATCTGATATTATCTTGATTAAATCAAGTTTTGATGCTTTAGCACATGCTTATACTTTATCCAAGAAGACCGTTGCTAATACTAAAGAAAATATCATTATCGCGGTTGGAACTGTTGCTTTACTATTATTAGGTTTGATCGTTGGCGTTATCCATATGGGTAGTGGAATGTTCGTTCACGAAATTAGTATTTTGGTAGTTATCTTCAACGCAATGAGATTAATTGGAAATAAATCTTCAAAACTTGATTCAAATCAAGTTGTTAGTCCAGCAAACTAA
- the helD gene encoding RNA polymerase recycling motor HelD, with product MMTDKSKVSELDEKQIEQAHLDDVVDKIKKSETKLQEHITVAEEDLKVINDAFDDIHLGVSGDSISMDAALSIHQQQQMLDERNNSWQQSRQRLDILKKLEKTPFFARLDFQEKGEPKRESVYIGLSSFTDEKDHFLVYDWRAPISSIYYDGKLGEVTYQTPDGEQSVDLFLKRQFLVENGKIKAYFDTQETIGDQMLLEVLDGKSSTHMKGIVKTIQSEQNKIIRDTKSKLLFVQGAAGSGKTSAILQRIAFLLYRYRGTLTSSQVVMFSPNSLFNDYIKDVLPEMGEQNMVQMTYKQFLARRLPNLSVETLSEQFETVVDTESKNIGKFVSDLEFFKIMTNYSKLLGQSGMAFKDIKFQGKVFIPKEKIQEIYYSYGPQYNLGNRLDATVDRLVKMLRRKIGSEMRSKWVSERIENLSKEQLQALYVTADQEFKNGDEERRFLARKIVTTMMQGVYKYIKHLRFLNVAANYLNFLKAVPKIVDLQKHGITEEQWKKYVEDFIQNFNNKQISMNDLSPYLYLYDLVTGKHGELEMKFVFIDEIQDYTPFQLAYMKYKFPRARYTMLGDLNQSIFTKKNSQTLLSEAQSLFDADETRVVQLVHSYRSTKQITDFTKAILTNGQKIEPFNRNGDLPNLWQAKSEAESVQQVINQIKSNDEHKYTTAIIAKTLEDADHLHKMLSEQGVRSTLIRSENQRLATGTIVLPSFLAKGLEFDAVIMWDASKDKFDEDEQQLVYTIASRAMHRLTITSIGELSQLLQRVPEKYYQIEEKA from the coding sequence ATGATGACAGATAAATCTAAAGTTAGTGAATTAGATGAAAAACAAATTGAACAGGCACATCTCGATGATGTGGTTGATAAAATCAAGAAGTCTGAAACTAAACTTCAAGAACACATTACCGTCGCTGAAGAAGATCTAAAAGTTATTAATGATGCTTTTGATGACATCCATTTAGGTGTCAGTGGCGACTCAATTTCGATGGATGCGGCACTTTCGATTCATCAACAACAACAAATGCTTGATGAAAGAAATAACAGTTGGCAACAATCACGTCAACGTTTGGATATTTTAAAGAAACTGGAAAAGACACCATTTTTTGCCCGATTAGATTTCCAAGAAAAGGGTGAACCTAAAAGAGAATCAGTTTATATTGGTTTGAGTTCTTTTACTGATGAAAAAGATCATTTCTTAGTTTATGACTGGCGAGCACCAATTTCTTCAATTTACTATGATGGAAAATTGGGTGAAGTTACTTATCAAACTCCAGATGGTGAGCAATCGGTTGATTTATTTTTAAAACGTCAATTTTTAGTTGAAAATGGCAAAATCAAAGCCTATTTTGATACTCAAGAAACTATTGGGGACCAAATGTTACTAGAAGTCTTGGATGGTAAATCTTCGACCCACATGAAGGGTATCGTCAAGACTATTCAGAGTGAACAAAACAAGATCATTCGTGATACGAAATCCAAGTTATTGTTCGTTCAAGGAGCTGCCGGATCTGGTAAAACCTCAGCTATCTTACAAAGAATTGCTTTCTTGCTATATAGATATCGTGGGACATTGACTTCTAGTCAAGTAGTTATGTTCTCACCAAACTCATTATTTAATGACTATATCAAAGATGTTTTGCCTGAAATGGGTGAACAAAACATGGTTCAAATGACTTATAAGCAATTCCTAGCTCGTCGTTTGCCTAATTTAAGTGTAGAAACACTCTCAGAACAATTTGAAACTGTCGTTGATACAGAGAGCAAGAATATTGGGAAATTTGTCTCTGACCTTGAATTCTTCAAAATTATGACTAACTACAGCAAATTGCTAGGACAAAGTGGGATGGCCTTCAAGGATATTAAATTCCAAGGCAAAGTCTTCATTCCTAAGGAAAAAATTCAAGAGATTTATTACAGTTACGGTCCACAATACAACCTTGGTAATCGTTTGGATGCGACAGTCGATCGACTAGTTAAAATGTTGCGTCGTAAGATTGGTTCAGAAATGCGTTCCAAGTGGGTTTCTGAACGAATCGAAAACTTGAGTAAAGAACAATTACAAGCTCTTTATGTGACAGCTGATCAAGAATTCAAAAATGGCGATGAAGAAAGAAGATTCTTGGCTCGAAAGATTGTCACAACTATGATGCAAGGTGTTTATAAATATATCAAACACTTACGTTTCTTGAATGTAGCGGCCAACTATTTGAATTTCTTGAAGGCTGTACCTAAAATTGTTGATTTGCAAAAACATGGTATTACTGAAGAACAATGGAAAAAGTATGTCGAAGACTTTATTCAAAACTTTAATAATAAGCAAATTTCAATGAATGACCTCAGTCCATATTTGTACTTGTATGATTTAGTAACCGGCAAACACGGTGAATTGGAAATGAAATTCGTCTTTATCGATGAAATTCAAGATTACACGCCATTCCAACTAGCCTATATGAAGTACAAGTTCCCAAGAGCTCGTTACACAATGCTAGGTGACTTGAATCAATCGATTTTCACCAAGAAAAATAGTCAAACTCTGCTTTCCGAAGCCCAAAGTTTGTTCGATGCCGATGAAACTCGAGTGGTGCAATTAGTTCATTCATATCGTTCGACAAAACAAATTACGGACTTTACAAAAGCAATTTTGACGAATGGACAAAAAATTGAACCATTCAATCGAAATGGTGATTTGCCTAACCTTTGGCAAGCAAAATCAGAAGCAGAATCGGTTCAACAAGTTATCAATCAAATCAAATCTAATGATGAACATAAATATACAACGGCTATCATTGCTAAAACCTTAGAAGATGCTGATCATTTGCATAAGATGTTAAGTGAGCAAGGTGTTAGATCAACTTTGATTCGCTCTGAAAACCAACGTTTAGCAACTGGTACGATTGTCTTGCCATCATTCTTAGCTAAAGGTTTGGAATTCGATGCGGTTATTATGTGGGATGCTTCAAAGGACAAATTCGATGAAGATGAGCAACAGTTAGTTTATACGATTGCTTCTCGTGCTATGCATAGATTGACGATTACTTCGATCGGTGAATTGTCACAGTTATTGCAACGAGTACCAGAGAAGTATTACCAGATTGAAGAAAAAGCTTAA